One window of the Tachypleus tridentatus isolate NWPU-2018 chromosome 10, ASM421037v1, whole genome shotgun sequence genome contains the following:
- the LOC143228230 gene encoding uncharacterized protein LOC143228230 yields MELWRMRLRQKFQNNRKRKDSSLSIVQERKKKTKTATDETPFPIHISEQRLYGLKQYLCEKPVGEDKTSTEKLKEWMKTRLHCRKKGDLCKVDFLMGKTLHDRMKLVIDNTPVNELVEHYPFLVVPPAQLLNEFKRLGNDAEKRNVQLCLSI; encoded by the exons ATG GAGCTGTGGAGGATGAGACTTCGTCAAAAATTCCAGAATAATAGAAAGCGGAAGGATTCATCATTGTCTAtagtccaagaaagaaagaaaaagacgaaAACTGCAACAGATGAAACCCCATTTCCAATCCACATCTCAGAACAGAGGCTATATGGATTAAAGCAATACTTGTGTGAAAAGCCAGTTGGGGAGGATAAAACTTCCACCGAAAAACTCAAGGAATGGATGAAAACTCGTCTGCATTGCAGAAAAAAGGGTGATCTTTGTAAAGTGGACTTTCTTATGGGCAAAACTCTGCATGATCGTATGAAACTGGTCATTGACAACACTCCTGTTAATGAACTTGTAGAGCATTATCCTTTCCTTGTGGTACCACCAGCACAGctattgaatgaatttaagcGGCTAGGAAATGATGCAGAAAAAAGGAATGTCCAACTTTGTCTCTCAATATAA